From Drosophila suzukii chromosome 2R, CBGP_Dsuzu_IsoJpt1.0, whole genome shotgun sequence, a single genomic window includes:
- the LOC108017988 gene encoding uncharacterized protein, producing the protein MKIDLTVERGPCNTDLRSWCLGIAIYWLISTTFSVIFAPNVLNFVGFAIVVIANICLLIGTLREKHILVFVWLIFAAIEAISFPFAVFGVIFHYGGYREATGINNVFGALLVYIITFLLIAFSARIVYSFYLQLKNNDANKQAPRTLNVV; encoded by the exons atgaaaatcgaCCTTACTGTGGAAAGGGGCCCTTGCAACACCGATTTGCGGAGTTGGTGTCTGGGAATTGCGATCTACTGGCTAATAAGCACGACTTTTAGCGTCATTTTCGCTCCAAATG TTCTCAACTTTGTTGGTTTTGCAATTGTTGTAATCGCCAATATTTGTTTGTTGATCGGCACCCTAAGG GAAAAGCATATTTTGGTCTTCGTCTGGCTGATATTCGCTGCAATCGAAGCCATTAGCTTTCCGTTTGCCGTTTTCGGTGTTATCTTCCACTACGGAGGATACCGCGAAGCCACTGGAATAAATAACGTTTTTGGCGCCCTGCTCGTGTACATCATTACGTTCT TACTTATCGCCTTCAGCGCCCGTATTGTGTACTCCTTCTACCTCCAGCTGAAGAATAACGACGCCAACAAGCAAGCCCCACGCACCCTAAACGTGGTTTAG